Proteins encoded within one genomic window of uncultured Draconibacterium sp.:
- a CDS encoding YebC/PmpR family DNA-binding transcriptional regulator has protein sequence MGRAFEYRRAAKEKRWDKMSRVFPKLSKKITIAAKEGGPEADLNPALRTAIMNAKAQNMPKANIDAAIKRASGKDATAYIETTYEGKGPHGVLVFVEAATDNTTRTVANVKSYFNKAGGGQVPNGSLEFMFSRKAVFEFDMPEGMELEDIELELIDAGLDEIEENEGTYYAYGEYTSFSDMAHKFEELEIDVKKAELQRIPTTPVEFTEEQMEEIEKMLDRMEEDEDVQAVYTNIA, from the coding sequence ATGGGAAGAGCATTTGAATACCGGAGGGCAGCGAAGGAGAAACGCTGGGATAAAATGTCGAGAGTTTTTCCAAAACTTTCGAAGAAAATAACCATTGCAGCAAAAGAAGGTGGCCCTGAAGCGGATTTGAATCCTGCACTACGTACGGCTATCATGAACGCCAAGGCGCAAAACATGCCAAAGGCGAATATTGATGCGGCTATTAAACGTGCATCGGGAAAAGATGCAACGGCATATATTGAAACAACCTACGAAGGAAAAGGCCCGCACGGCGTATTGGTTTTTGTTGAGGCAGCAACCGATAATACAACCCGTACAGTTGCTAACGTTAAAAGTTATTTTAACAAAGCCGGTGGTGGTCAGGTTCCTAACGGTTCATTGGAATTTATGTTTTCACGAAAAGCTGTTTTCGAGTTTGATATGCCGGAAGGTATGGAACTGGAAGATATTGAGCTGGAGCTGATTGATGCCGGTTTGGATGAAATTGAAGAGAACGAAGGAACGTATTACGCTTATGGCGAATACACCAGCTTTAGCGACATGGCGCATAAATTTGAAGAGCTGGAAATAGACGTTAAAAAAGCAGAATTGCAACGTATTCCAACTACTCCGGTTGAATTTACCGAAGAGCAGATGGAAGAAATTGAAAAGATGTTGGATAGAATGGAAGAGGACGAAGACGTTCAGGCTGTCTATACCAACATTGCATAA